A region of Chitinophaga horti DNA encodes the following proteins:
- a CDS encoding PKD domain-containing protein has protein sequence MIAIAVKADHIIGGEMYYDFIRKVGANNEYRLTVKLFVRCDATDQQFDAAVDISIFDAGTKQLVANPKGVARTAVENYNTSDVDPCIVNPPNICYAIGYYTTTVSLPANTAGYTAAYQRCCRRTNLTNINAANNNVGATYSVFIPGNTYNFDTNNSAKFNKEKVVIVCANMPFIYDYAAFDADGDSLVYSFTAAYDGASRLDPKPITSATPPFHSVQYMGGFTAEQPLGAGVAINPETGVISGTAPGAGLYIVTVTAKEYRNGVYVGEHNKEFQFSITGCVKQVVAAMPDRYDDCDGLTINFVNNSTPNKPYYWDFGDGQSLSTNSQDPIPHTYATPGVYKVKLVVDRGSNCNDSAVTTVYAFPRLRLAFSVNGLCTSKESQFLNTTTNDIGSINYYKWDFGITSAANDTSRLQNPRFHYTTPGTYTTTLIVKTDQGCEQRLTQTYTIYDKPPIPVLTNDTLLCAKDSLQLYAASIMPGTYSWAPATYNILNPQTQSPTVFPKRDTTYKLTFTDNTGCVNEVDVKIDVRDTLRIKALPDSVVCTGDPITLRTISDGDYDYRWTDLNTNANVGNTANTVVTPTQTTAYHLHASLGTCFNDDTLQLRTVDPPLAYAGADTTICYGDKITLTASGGSSYQWVPTRWLNTPARAQTVAGPLDTMDYYVVVTDTLGCPKPIYDTVRINVVPPVPAFAGNDTIITRGQLFQLNATGGTRFQWSPTDGLNNPDINNPITNINRDFTYRVNVYTPEGCMGTDDIYVRFIEGPEIYVPTGFTPNGDGLNDVFRPLPVGMTLETFRIFNRWGQQIFQTNVYMKGWDGNRGGSPAEVGTYVWVVTGKDQTGKYVERKGTVTLLR, from the coding sequence ATGATAGCCATTGCCGTTAAGGCCGATCACATTATCGGCGGGGAGATGTATTATGATTTCATCAGGAAAGTGGGCGCCAATAACGAATACCGCCTTACCGTCAAACTATTCGTTCGCTGCGACGCCACCGACCAGCAGTTCGACGCAGCCGTGGATATATCTATCTTCGATGCCGGCACTAAACAACTGGTAGCTAATCCTAAAGGCGTAGCCCGAACGGCCGTGGAAAATTACAATACCTCCGACGTAGATCCATGTATCGTGAACCCGCCTAACATTTGCTACGCGATCGGGTATTATACCACGACCGTATCGCTGCCCGCAAATACCGCCGGTTATACCGCCGCTTATCAACGCTGTTGCCGCCGTACCAATCTTACCAACATTAATGCGGCCAACAACAACGTGGGTGCTACCTACTCTGTTTTTATTCCTGGCAACACTTACAACTTCGATACGAACAACAGCGCGAAATTCAATAAAGAGAAGGTGGTGATCGTTTGTGCGAACATGCCTTTTATTTACGATTATGCGGCTTTTGATGCGGATGGCGATTCGCTGGTGTATTCATTTACCGCTGCATATGACGGTGCTTCCCGCTTAGATCCCAAACCGATAACTTCCGCTACACCACCTTTCCATTCCGTACAGTATATGGGAGGTTTTACGGCCGAGCAGCCGCTGGGCGCAGGCGTTGCCATCAACCCCGAAACCGGTGTCATTTCCGGTACCGCACCAGGTGCCGGGCTGTACATCGTTACAGTGACCGCTAAAGAGTACCGCAATGGCGTTTATGTGGGCGAGCATAATAAGGAATTTCAATTCAGCATTACCGGTTGCGTTAAACAGGTAGTAGCCGCTATGCCCGACCGGTATGACGACTGCGACGGGTTAACGATCAACTTCGTCAATAACAGCACCCCGAATAAACCTTATTATTGGGACTTTGGTGACGGGCAGTCCTTATCGACCAACAGCCAGGACCCGATTCCGCATACTTACGCAACACCCGGTGTTTATAAAGTTAAACTCGTAGTAGATCGTGGCAGCAACTGTAACGATAGTGCTGTTACTACGGTGTATGCTTTTCCGAGATTGCGGCTGGCTTTTAGCGTAAATGGTTTGTGTACAAGTAAAGAATCGCAGTTCCTGAATACGACGACTAACGACATTGGCAGCATCAACTATTACAAATGGGATTTTGGTATTACCAGTGCTGCTAACGATACGTCGCGGCTGCAAAACCCGAGGTTCCATTACACCACGCCCGGCACTTATACGACCACCCTTATTGTAAAAACAGACCAGGGATGTGAGCAACGTTTGACACAAACTTATACGATTTACGATAAGCCGCCTATCCCCGTGCTGACGAATGATACGCTGCTCTGCGCCAAAGATTCGCTGCAACTGTACGCAGCCTCTATCATGCCAGGCACGTACTCATGGGCACCAGCGACCTACAACATCCTGAACCCGCAAACGCAGTCTCCGACGGTATTCCCGAAGAGAGACACCACTTATAAGCTCACCTTTACGGATAATACCGGTTGCGTGAACGAAGTAGATGTGAAGATCGATGTGCGTGATACATTACGCATTAAAGCCTTGCCAGACAGTGTTGTATGCACCGGCGACCCGATCACCTTACGCACGATCAGTGACGGTGATTACGATTACCGCTGGACGGACCTTAACACGAACGCGAATGTTGGCAATACGGCGAATACAGTGGTAACGCCGACACAAACGACCGCCTATCATCTGCACGCTTCGCTGGGCACCTGTTTTAACGACGATACTTTACAATTGCGCACGGTAGATCCGCCACTGGCATATGCAGGCGCCGACACAACAATTTGTTATGGCGATAAGATAACGCTTACCGCCAGCGGAGGCTCCTCCTACCAATGGGTACCAACCCGTTGGCTGAATACGCCTGCAAGGGCCCAAACCGTCGCCGGCCCGCTCGATACGATGGACTATTACGTGGTAGTGACCGACACGCTGGGTTGTCCCAAACCAATATACGATACCGTGCGAATTAACGTAGTGCCGCCCGTTCCTGCATTTGCCGGCAACGACACGATTATTACCCGCGGCCAACTGTTCCAGCTCAATGCCACTGGTGGCACCCGGTTCCAATGGTCGCCTACAGATGGTCTTAACAACCCCGACATCAATAATCCTATCACCAATATTAACCGCGACTTTACCTACCGCGTAAACGTATACACGCCGGAAGGCTGTATGGGCACCGATGATATTTACGTTCGGTTTATTGAAGGCCCTGAAATTTATGTACCGACAGGCTTTACCCCTAACGGCGATGGCTTAAACGACGTTTTCCGTCCGCTTCCTGTGGGCATGACCCTTGAAACCTTCCGCATTTTCAACAGATGGGGGCAGCAAATCTTCCAGACCAACGTTTATATGAAGGGTTGGGACGGTAACAGGGGCGGCTCTCCGGCAGAAGTCGGCACATACGTTTGGGTGGTAACCGGTAAGGATCAAACAGGTAAATATGTAGAAAGAAAAGGTACTGTAACCCTCCTCCGCTAA
- the lnt gene encoding apolipoprotein N-acyltransferase, with product MRKYTPLGLALLSSILLWAAWPTSPLTFLIFIAFVPMLALADKAKSPLSYFGAAYLTLVLWNVFTTWWVGNTPIPVSGALANIANALLMVFPWMGYRSVREKLGKKAGYFALVVFWLTFEHVHLRWELSWPWLTLGNVFAQQTWAVQWYEYTGVNGGSLWVLLTNISIYELWLKYRGRKELPASYILLREAWKPLLLIVLPAAISYAMVAKARTPTGKERSVVIVQPNIDPYNEKFETNGEDPTQRFLRLSAQQTNDKTDYIVWPETALFTGGAWEHELNDRPEIQAIRVFLQKYPNAKVITGAVTLKRYNSPEEASYTARKSKTGELWDAFNSALLIDTSFNIQVYHKYKMVPGVEIIPYSRYLKFMENWAMDMGGISGSYGRTPGVEVFEDHQTKEEIVPIICYESIYGEFVARKVQLGANMIIITTNDGWWGETQGYKQHLEYGRLRAIETRRWIARCANTGVSCFIDDYGNIIAPTAYWKEAVIGGNVTPADNLTFYVKYGDYISKAAVIFSILLLIYTSIILRFIRRQNVERIKQRKS from the coding sequence ATGCGTAAATATACTCCATTAGGTCTGGCCCTGCTGAGCAGCATTTTATTATGGGCAGCCTGGCCCACATCGCCGCTTACCTTCCTGATATTCATTGCATTTGTTCCTATGCTGGCCCTGGCAGACAAGGCAAAATCGCCCCTTTCCTACTTTGGCGCGGCTTACTTAACGCTGGTGTTATGGAATGTATTTACTACCTGGTGGGTAGGTAATACGCCCATTCCCGTAAGTGGCGCGCTGGCCAACATTGCCAATGCTTTACTGATGGTGTTTCCCTGGATGGGCTACCGGTCTGTAAGAGAAAAGCTCGGCAAAAAGGCTGGCTACTTTGCGCTGGTCGTGTTCTGGCTAACGTTCGAGCATGTTCATCTTCGTTGGGAGCTAAGCTGGCCCTGGCTTACACTGGGCAACGTATTTGCGCAGCAAACCTGGGCGGTGCAGTGGTATGAGTATACCGGCGTAAACGGTGGATCACTGTGGGTGTTGCTGACCAACATCAGCATATATGAATTATGGTTGAAGTATCGTGGCAGAAAAGAGTTACCGGCCAGTTACATTCTTCTCAGGGAAGCCTGGAAACCGTTGTTGCTCATTGTATTACCGGCAGCCATCTCTTACGCAATGGTCGCAAAAGCGAGAACGCCGACAGGCAAGGAACGCTCAGTGGTGATCGTACAACCTAACATCGATCCGTACAACGAAAAGTTCGAGACCAATGGCGAAGATCCTACGCAACGTTTCCTGCGGTTAAGTGCACAGCAAACGAATGATAAAACAGATTATATCGTATGGCCTGAAACTGCGTTGTTTACAGGCGGCGCCTGGGAACATGAGCTGAACGACCGGCCGGAAATACAGGCCATTCGCGTGTTCCTGCAAAAATACCCAAATGCGAAAGTAATCACGGGAGCGGTTACACTAAAACGGTATAACAGTCCGGAGGAAGCTTCCTACACCGCGCGTAAGAGTAAAACAGGCGAGTTATGGGATGCGTTTAACTCGGCGCTGCTGATCGACACTTCCTTTAACATACAGGTGTATCATAAATACAAGATGGTGCCCGGCGTGGAAATCATTCCGTACTCCCGTTACCTGAAGTTTATGGAGAACTGGGCGATGGACATGGGCGGCATCAGTGGCAGTTATGGCCGTACACCTGGTGTAGAAGTGTTTGAAGACCATCAGACTAAGGAAGAGATCGTACCCATCATCTGTTACGAATCTATTTACGGCGAGTTTGTGGCAAGAAAGGTACAACTCGGGGCTAACATGATCATTATCACTACAAACGATGGCTGGTGGGGAGAAACGCAAGGATATAAACAACACCTCGAATACGGCCGCCTGCGTGCGATTGAAACCCGCCGCTGGATTGCCCGTTGCGCTAATACGGGTGTAAGTTGTTTTATTGACGATTATGGCAACATTATTGCGCCAACGGCGTACTGGAAAGAAGCAGTTATCGGCGGAAATGTAACACCGGCCGATAATCTTACGTTCTACGTAAAATATGGCGACTACATTTCAAAAGCTGCCGTTATCTTTAGTATATTGTTGTTAATATACACCAGCATCATATTACGTTTTATTCGCAGGCAAAATGTGGAAAGAATTAAACAGCGGAAATCATAA
- a CDS encoding alpha/beta fold hydrolase gives MWKELNSGNHKGAYRDEGQGKVVLLLHGFGEDGSVWENQQAYLSNYFRVIVPDLPGSGKSPLADVSMEAMADFVHAILLQEKLVQVTMIGHSMGGYVTLAFADKHPEMLQGFGLFHSTALPDNEEKKEGRRKSIRMIEQYGADAFVRQTLPNMFAAAFREAQPQRVEEYIRRGLAADAASLIAYYDAMIQRPDRTAVLKDTKTPVLFIIGKDDTAVPPDSVLPQVTIPPVSSVHIFENVAHMGLWEVYEASNIILQQFVTFCQRS, from the coding sequence ATGTGGAAAGAATTAAACAGCGGAAATCATAAGGGAGCCTATCGCGACGAGGGGCAGGGAAAAGTAGTGTTATTGTTACACGGCTTTGGTGAAGATGGCAGCGTGTGGGAAAACCAGCAGGCTTATCTGTCTAACTATTTCCGCGTGATCGTGCCGGATCTTCCCGGGTCGGGCAAATCGCCACTTGCCGATGTGAGTATGGAAGCGATGGCCGACTTTGTTCACGCCATCCTGTTGCAGGAAAAACTCGTGCAGGTTACAATGATCGGTCATTCAATGGGTGGTTATGTTACCCTGGCTTTTGCCGACAAACACCCCGAAATGCTGCAGGGCTTTGGTTTGTTTCACTCCACTGCGCTGCCGGACAATGAAGAGAAAAAAGAAGGAAGGCGTAAGTCCATCCGCATGATCGAACAATACGGAGCGGACGCATTTGTACGCCAGACGTTACCCAACATGTTCGCAGCGGCCTTTCGTGAGGCACAACCACAGCGGGTAGAGGAATACATTCGCCGTGGCCTGGCTGCCGACGCCGCCTCCCTCATTGCTTATTACGATGCCATGATACAGCGCCCGGACCGGACCGCTGTACTAAAAGATACCAAAACGCCTGTATTATTTATCATTGGAAAAGACGATACCGCCGTGCCACCAGACAGTGTGTTGCCGCAAGTAACGATTCCGCCGGTAAGCAGTGTACATATATTTGAAAATGTGGCACATATGGGTTTATGGGAAGTTTACGAAGCGTCAAACATAATATTACAGCAGTTTGTAACGTTCTGCCAACGTTCGTAG
- a CDS encoding PKD domain-containing protein yields the protein MSKFLQLVLCCMIIHSIAAAYHIIGGEIYYQTVGISDRVAGYKYKITLKLYRDGDFVCGTRQGCLDIFENPVPINIFNAAGTRVGPQILFYIQETRPLRDTLKNPCLAPQSIYLEVAFYSDTVHLPAIPGGYYIAYQRCCRGESLTNIHDSEREGSTFYTVIPGTEGRPNNNCAFFDKDEAVVICAGLPLRYDYSAYDGDGDSLVYGLCNALAGGAVRNNETITAPPYSTTVSYVSPYSGLEPMGGSPKLSISSTGLITGTPDRAGKFVVTVCVTEFDRRTKAYIGTHSKDILITVYNCNTTIRALVPSVLNNCIDEPELAIAIPNNSNAGFTSTYHWYFGDGTDTITYNRDIFYHAYADTGSYKIRLVVNRGLPCTDSTTGVVNNFPGFKAGFTADALCREDPVYFQDTSSYQYGTIVSRKWDFGVDKIETDVSNEVSPSYHYSKGGVYTVNLHLQSDRGCDRVVTQNIPLYEVNPFAGNDTIIAKGQLFTLQGSGGDKFTWWPSDGLSSPNVRDPQVSGNEDITYVLRVDNVQGCFGYDTINVKYYAGPELYIPNAFSPNGDGQNDRFRFIPVGFQQYNFFRIFNRWGELVYNSIDFRMGWDGNINGRPSKPDTYLWILEGIDLYGNKILRKGTVTLLR from the coding sequence ATGAGCAAATTCCTTCAATTGGTGCTTTGCTGCATGATCATTCATTCTATTGCAGCAGCATACCATATTATTGGTGGGGAGATCTATTACCAAACAGTCGGCATATCAGACCGTGTTGCAGGATATAAGTATAAGATCACCCTTAAACTTTATAGAGACGGCGACTTTGTATGCGGCACCCGCCAAGGGTGCCTGGATATATTCGAGAACCCCGTCCCGATCAACATTTTTAACGCCGCAGGCACACGCGTAGGCCCGCAAATACTCTTCTACATTCAGGAAACCCGCCCCTTAAGAGATACCCTCAAAAATCCTTGCCTTGCCCCTCAGTCCATTTACCTGGAAGTGGCTTTTTACAGCGATACCGTTCACCTGCCGGCCATACCCGGTGGCTATTACATTGCCTATCAACGCTGCTGCCGGGGCGAGAGCCTTACGAACATCCATGACTCCGAACGTGAAGGATCAACTTTTTATACCGTGATTCCTGGCACCGAAGGCCGACCCAATAATAACTGCGCTTTTTTCGATAAAGATGAAGCGGTGGTGATTTGCGCAGGACTGCCCTTGCGATACGATTACTCCGCTTATGACGGCGATGGCGACAGCCTTGTGTATGGCCTGTGTAACGCGCTTGCCGGAGGCGCAGTGCGGAACAATGAAACGATTACCGCTCCGCCCTATAGCACGACGGTATCCTACGTATCTCCCTACTCCGGCCTGGAACCGATGGGAGGTTCGCCGAAACTAAGCATCTCCTCCACGGGATTAATAACGGGCACGCCCGACAGAGCGGGCAAGTTTGTGGTCACTGTTTGTGTTACGGAATTTGATCGCCGTACCAAAGCCTATATTGGTACGCATAGTAAAGACATATTGATCACCGTATACAATTGCAACACGACCATACGTGCACTTGTGCCATCCGTATTGAATAACTGCATAGATGAACCTGAGTTGGCCATTGCCATCCCGAATAACAGCAATGCCGGTTTCACCTCCACCTACCACTGGTATTTTGGAGATGGCACCGACACCATCACTTACAACCGGGATATTTTTTATCATGCTTACGCAGATACCGGCAGCTACAAGATCAGACTCGTGGTGAACCGCGGGCTGCCCTGTACCGACAGCACCACCGGGGTGGTGAACAACTTCCCGGGCTTTAAAGCTGGTTTTACGGCAGATGCTTTATGCCGCGAAGACCCGGTTTACTTCCAGGACACCTCCAGTTATCAATACGGCACCATTGTTAGCCGTAAATGGGATTTTGGGGTGGATAAAATAGAAACAGATGTATCAAATGAGGTGTCTCCCAGCTATCATTACAGTAAGGGTGGTGTATATACAGTTAATCTTCATTTACAGTCGGACCGCGGCTGCGATCGGGTGGTGACGCAAAACATTCCGCTCTACGAAGTGAATCCGTTTGCCGGCAACGACACCATCATTGCGAAAGGGCAGTTGTTTACGTTACAAGGCAGCGGAGGCGATAAGTTTACCTGGTGGCCCTCCGATGGCCTCAGTTCGCCGAATGTGCGCGATCCGCAGGTGTCGGGGAATGAGGATATTACCTATGTGCTGCGGGTAGATAATGTGCAGGGCTGCTTTGGCTACGACACCATCAACGTAAAGTACTACGCTGGTCCGGAACTATATATTCCCAATGCCTTTAGCCCTAACGGGGATGGGCAGAACGACCGGTTCCGGTTTATACCGGTGGGTTTTCAGCAATACAACTTCTTCCGCATCTTTAATCGCTGGGGCGAGCTGGTGTACAACTCCATTGATTTTCGGATGGGATGGGATGGCAACATTAATGGGCGGCCGTCTAAGCCTGACACCTACCTGTGGATTCTCGAAGGCATTGACCTGTACGGTAATAAGATTTTACGAAAAGGTACGGTAACTTTGCTGCGGTAA
- a CDS encoding SDR family NAD(P)-dependent oxidoreductase translates to MKGTILITGATSGFGEACAMRFAREGYHLIITGRRQERLDALKEQLEKESGIQVLPLCFDVRDKAATQAAITSLTGAWREIDVLVNNAGLALSLTPIDEGDTDDWDTMLDTNVKGLLYVSKALIPLLKARGKGHIINIGSTAAKHVYAKGNVYCASKSAVDALSQGMRIDLLPYGIKVTAIHPGAAETEFSLVRFKGDQGKADDVYKGFTPLSGDDVADIVFYCSTLPKHVCINDLVVTPTAQANAYYVHKTNI, encoded by the coding sequence ATGAAAGGAACCATACTCATTACCGGCGCTACATCCGGCTTTGGCGAAGCTTGCGCAATGCGTTTCGCCCGTGAAGGCTATCACCTGATCATTACCGGCCGCAGGCAGGAGCGCCTGGACGCGTTAAAGGAACAGCTGGAAAAAGAGTCCGGCATACAGGTTTTGCCCCTCTGCTTCGATGTGCGCGACAAAGCCGCCACGCAGGCAGCCATTACTTCCCTCACCGGCGCCTGGCGCGAAATTGACGTGCTGGTAAATAATGCCGGCCTGGCCCTCAGCCTCACTCCCATCGACGAAGGCGACACCGACGATTGGGACACCATGCTCGACACCAACGTAAAAGGCCTGTTATACGTGTCTAAAGCCCTAATTCCACTACTGAAAGCCCGGGGCAAAGGCCACATCATCAACATTGGTTCTACTGCCGCCAAACATGTGTACGCGAAAGGTAATGTCTACTGTGCGAGCAAATCGGCGGTCGACGCGCTGTCTCAAGGCATGCGTATCGACCTGTTGCCCTATGGCATAAAGGTAACCGCCATACATCCCGGCGCTGCGGAAACAGAGTTTTCACTCGTTCGTTTTAAGGGAGACCAGGGTAAGGCAGATGACGTTTACAAAGGGTTTACGCCACTTTCCGGCGACGATGTGGCGGATATCGTGTTCTATTGCAGCACGTTACCGAAACACGTTTGCATTAACGACCTGGTGGTTACGCCCACCGCACAGGCCAATGCGTACTACGTACATAAGACTAACATATAA